Proteins encoded by one window of Halomonas sp. SH5A2:
- a CDS encoding ABC transporter permease yields the protein MILRVLATLLAHYRRHPGQLAMLLLGLWVASALWSSVQAVNATAKDSYARANALFSANVDELTRRDGQPLTREDYLMLRRAGLPVSPMLEGTLQIDGERLTIVGIDPLTLPSNNMLGASGTALTAFITPPWQTRIAPDTLDLLGLSRRQAPGMTPAVDSAGDSAGDSTGDSGQRLPPLALRADLPPNTLVMDIAAAALLLDRDNTLSQLVTAPDALSTAPDGYRLTRAATLASPEQLTESFHLNLTALALLSLVVGLFIVQAALGLAMEQRLTTLRTLRALGVPAATLVMAMLLELLVLGVLGAALGLASGIWLAGQLLPDVATTLSSLYQADVNRSLVLPWHYWVGSLAITFGGLLLAGSGVLWRAARLNVLALGQSQAWRLAYQRQLKRMTLGAAAVAVLALGLALWLGFLPPGQGVLVSFGFVAALLLSSALCLPPLINGVLRLLQRWLRRHPLAHWAVADIQLQLPRLSLAMMALLIALATNLGVSSMVGGFRLTFLDWLDQRLAAPLYINASPSTLAPMLDWLDARPDVAETLPTARGSVDLLAKDDAQEQGAREPIALFGITPAPTITNGWPLLETTAGRPAAWASLSANSVFINEQMAVAKQLAPGDEVTLDTPQGARPFEITAVYPDYGNPRQQILVPTKVLIQRFGGEMASIGLVVNDSADRQAFRQALADRFDVAPEAMVDQQEIKRLATQIFERTFTITRALNGLTLGVAALALLATLLAQARERQRQLASLWALGVPRKTLTLLPLFQLGGLALFTGVVAIPLGIAITWTLVAVINVAAFGWRLPLYLFPWDMLITLATALGVALAAAALPSIQLWRTSPQAMLNQGAT from the coding sequence ATGATCCTGCGCGTGCTGGCGACATTGCTGGCCCACTACCGCCGCCATCCAGGGCAGCTAGCCATGTTGCTACTAGGGCTGTGGGTCGCAAGCGCCCTGTGGAGCAGCGTTCAGGCCGTTAACGCCACCGCCAAGGACAGCTACGCCCGTGCCAATGCACTGTTCAGCGCCAACGTTGACGAGCTGACACGGCGCGATGGCCAGCCCCTCACCCGCGAAGACTACCTGATGCTCAGGCGAGCAGGTCTCCCCGTCTCGCCGATGCTCGAAGGCACCCTGCAAATCGATGGAGAACGCCTGACCATCGTAGGCATTGACCCGCTCACCTTGCCGAGCAACAACATGCTGGGCGCCAGCGGTACCGCGTTAACGGCCTTTATCACGCCACCCTGGCAAACCCGGATCGCGCCCGACACGCTCGACTTGCTGGGGCTTTCACGCCGACAGGCGCCAGGCATGACGCCTGCTGTCGATAGTGCTGGAGACAGTGCTGGAGATAGTACGGGTGATAGCGGCCAGCGCCTTCCGCCACTGGCGCTGCGCGCCGACCTTCCGCCGAATACCCTGGTGATGGACATCGCCGCAGCCGCCCTGTTGCTGGATCGCGATAACACCCTGAGCCAACTGGTCACGGCCCCGGATGCTTTATCCACAGCGCCCGATGGGTATCGGCTGACCCGAGCCGCTACGCTGGCATCGCCTGAGCAACTTACCGAAAGCTTTCACCTCAACCTCACCGCACTGGCACTGCTGTCGTTAGTCGTCGGGCTATTTATCGTCCAGGCCGCGCTGGGGCTTGCCATGGAACAGCGCCTCACCACACTGAGAACGCTTCGCGCCTTGGGCGTCCCCGCCGCCACGCTGGTCATGGCCATGCTGCTTGAGCTGCTGGTACTCGGTGTACTGGGCGCCGCACTTGGGCTGGCCAGCGGCATTTGGCTGGCTGGCCAGTTACTGCCCGATGTAGCCACGACGCTTTCGTCACTTTATCAGGCCGACGTCAATCGGAGCCTGGTGCTGCCGTGGCACTACTGGGTGGGCAGCCTGGCGATTACCTTCGGCGGCCTGCTGCTGGCGGGCAGCGGCGTACTTTGGCGGGCCGCCCGCCTGAACGTGCTGGCACTCGGCCAGTCCCAGGCGTGGCGGCTAGCCTACCAGCGCCAGCTAAAACGCATGACGCTTGGCGCCGCTGCGGTGGCCGTTCTCGCCCTCGGGTTAGCGCTATGGCTTGGCTTTCTACCACCCGGCCAGGGTGTCCTGGTCAGCTTTGGGTTTGTCGCCGCGCTACTGTTGAGCAGCGCGCTATGCCTGCCGCCACTGATAAATGGCGTGCTCCGTCTGCTGCAGCGATGGCTTCGCCGTCACCCGCTTGCCCATTGGGCGGTGGCCGATATTCAGCTACAGCTACCGCGGCTTTCGCTGGCCATGATGGCGTTGCTGATTGCGCTTGCCACCAACCTGGGCGTCAGCAGCATGGTCGGTGGTTTTCGCCTTACCTTTCTGGACTGGCTGGATCAGCGGTTGGCCGCCCCGTTATATATCAATGCGTCGCCGTCGACCTTGGCGCCCATGCTGGATTGGCTCGATGCGCGGCCCGATGTTGCCGAAACACTGCCGACTGCCCGCGGCAGCGTCGACTTGCTGGCGAAGGATGATGCACAGGAGCAGGGTGCCCGCGAGCCCATTGCGCTGTTCGGCATTACCCCTGCCCCAACGATCACCAACGGCTGGCCACTACTTGAGACAACGGCGGGACGGCCCGCCGCCTGGGCGTCGCTATCGGCGAACAGCGTGTTTATCAACGAGCAGATGGCCGTGGCAAAACAGCTCGCACCGGGTGACGAAGTCACGCTGGATACCCCGCAAGGGGCGAGGCCTTTTGAGATTACAGCGGTTTACCCCGACTACGGCAATCCGCGCCAGCAGATCCTGGTACCTACTAAGGTGCTTATCCAGCGTTTCGGTGGCGAGATGGCCTCGATTGGGTTGGTGGTCAACGATAGCGCCGACCGCCAGGCATTCCGTCAGGCGCTGGCGGATCGTTTCGATGTCGCCCCGGAGGCGATGGTCGATCAGCAGGAAATCAAACGGCTGGCGACGCAAATTTTCGAGCGTACCTTTACCATCACCCGCGCATTGAACGGCCTCACTCTGGGCGTCGCGGCATTAGCGCTGCTTGCCACGTTGCTGGCCCAGGCGCGCGAACGACAGCGCCAGTTGGCTTCGCTATGGGCACTTGGCGTGCCGCGCAAGACGCTGACCTTACTGCCGCTTTTTCAACTCGGCGGGCTGGCACTGTTTACCGGTGTGGTGGCGATTCCGCTGGGCATTGCCATCACCTGGACGCTCGTGGCCGTCATCAACGTTGCGGCATTTGGCTGGCGGCTACCGCTCTACCTTTTCCCGTGGGACATGCTTATTACGCTTGCCACCGCGCTGGGCGTGGCTCTGGCCGCCGCCGCCCTGCCATCGATTCAGCTTTGGCGCACTTCGCCCCAGGCGATGCTCAACCAGGGGGCCACATGA
- a CDS encoding ABC transporter ATP-binding protein: MLVLHQVHKTFSTPQGTLPVLNGIDLTLQQGDSLALMGESGSGKSTLLHLAAGLDLPSDGEISIDGHALSSLDEPARARLRRQSLGLVFQQFHLVPSLSVIDNLRLQARLADREDAEWTAHLMARLGLSGRDAYYPEQLSGGQQQRLAIGRALAVRPRLLLADEPTGNLDEQSADTVLALLLDLVKETRCALLMVTHSARVAAPLDRLVHLHLGRLGDNAS; encoded by the coding sequence ATGCTGGTCCTGCATCAGGTACACAAAACCTTCAGCACCCCGCAGGGGACGCTGCCGGTCCTCAACGGTATCGACCTGACGCTCCAACAGGGCGACAGCCTGGCCTTGATGGGCGAGTCGGGCAGTGGCAAATCAACGCTGCTGCATTTGGCGGCAGGCCTCGACCTGCCAAGCGATGGCGAGATCAGTATTGACGGTCATGCGCTCTCCTCCCTGGATGAACCTGCTCGCGCCAGGCTGCGACGCCAGTCGCTGGGGCTGGTGTTTCAGCAGTTCCACCTAGTGCCCAGCCTGAGCGTCATTGATAACCTGCGACTCCAGGCACGCCTGGCAGACCGCGAGGACGCGGAGTGGACCGCCCACCTGATGGCGCGCCTGGGGCTTTCCGGACGCGACGCCTATTACCCCGAGCAGCTGTCGGGTGGCCAACAGCAGCGCCTGGCGATTGGTCGCGCGCTGGCCGTCCGCCCCCGCCTATTGCTCGCTGATGAGCCCACCGGCAACCTTGACGAGCAAAGCGCTGATACGGTTCTCGCGCTATTGCTCGATCTGGTGAAAGAAACGCGCTGCGCCTTATTGATGGTGACACACAGTGCTCGCGTCGCGGCTCCGCTTGACCGCCTGGTACACCTCCACCTGGGGCGCCTGGGGGATAACGCTTCATGA
- the thpD gene encoding ectoine hydroxylase, with protein MTVSKTPLNVVNTRKQYSEMTDMPSAQLSMVKDPYPSRLADAPASLWRPRQEAVVKGGHLTGPLSQAQLDEFERNGFLFIPDLITGSELDELRRELRALMNHDAYRDKPYSVTEPESQEIRSLFAVHLLSQRMGELAQYECLAGAARQLIGADPYVHQSRINYKPGFAGKGFNWHSDFETWHAEDGMPNMHAVSASLILTDNHEFNGPLMLIPGSHKKFVPCLGETPKDNHKRSLKAQEVGVPSEKALTELVAEHGIEAPKGKAGGLLLFDCNTLHASNANLSPDPRSNVFFVFNRPDNRCREPYAAPAQRPGFLAHEPDDDAQSLTE; from the coding sequence ATGACAGTCAGCAAAACACCTCTCAATGTAGTTAACACACGCAAGCAATATAGCGAAATGACGGATATGCCGTCTGCGCAGCTTTCGATGGTCAAGGACCCCTATCCATCGCGGCTGGCTGACGCGCCAGCGTCACTCTGGCGACCACGTCAGGAGGCAGTGGTAAAAGGCGGACACTTGACTGGCCCTCTCAGCCAGGCGCAACTCGACGAGTTCGAACGCAACGGGTTTCTGTTTATCCCTGACCTGATCACCGGTTCAGAGCTCGATGAGCTGCGTCGGGAGTTGCGGGCGCTAATGAATCATGATGCCTATCGGGATAAACCGTATAGCGTTACCGAACCGGAAAGTCAGGAAATCCGTTCGCTGTTTGCTGTGCATCTTCTTTCGCAGCGCATGGGTGAACTCGCCCAGTATGAGTGCCTGGCGGGCGCTGCGCGGCAACTTATCGGCGCCGACCCTTATGTGCATCAATCGCGTATCAATTATAAGCCGGGGTTTGCCGGTAAAGGCTTTAACTGGCACTCGGATTTTGAAACCTGGCACGCTGAAGACGGCATGCCCAATATGCATGCCGTCAGTGCATCGCTGATCCTGACGGATAACCACGAATTTAACGGCCCCTTGATGCTGATTCCTGGGTCGCACAAGAAGTTTGTGCCGTGCTTGGGGGAAACGCCCAAGGACAACCACAAACGCTCGCTGAAGGCTCAGGAAGTCGGCGTACCAAGCGAGAAGGCACTGACGGAGCTGGTCGCCGAACATGGCATTGAAGCGCCCAAAGGCAAGGCGGGCGGCCTGTTGCTGTTCGACTGCAACACTCTGCATGCTTCCAATGCCAACTTGTCGCCGGATCCGCGCAGCAACGTTTTTTTTGTGTTTAACCGCCCCGATAACCGCTGCCGCGAGCCTTATGCAGCGCCAGCACAGCGTCCTGGCTTTCTTGCCCACGAACCTGATGACGACGCCCAGTCGTTAACAGAGTAA